The following proteins are co-located in the Salvelinus fontinalis isolate EN_2023a chromosome 41, ASM2944872v1, whole genome shotgun sequence genome:
- the LOC129840700 gene encoding methyl-CpG-binding domain protein 5-like isoform X2: MNGGKDCKGGVSEGVGHTAPVQVPIGWHRKVDPTNGVLYISPSGSVLSCLDQVKSYLLTDGTCKCGLECPLILPKVFNFDPGAAIKQRTAEDVRADEDVTKLCIHKRKLLAVATLHKTMALPHPALTLTSPGGGTSSTSMVPSHSTNPRAIRNKSHQSLLPNSVVPNCKNPFKMMMAAAAGHRHFPQELGDPPQQLELYPGYPNRQQRLSSEPGPRSSYCSGYGSMLSPGGHGSQLYGPRDGSPLSPSLRSDPLGTPDGFRNNLCGFPGATSSSPIHGANRTPLSPPGMLLHGSPAGTQTSCAMAGRNSTPLSPTATAKSPVMMKKPVCNFPRSPSMDISIRAPFHLNTQPSALHPGPPSAIPPSCTLQKKQMTSEKDPLGILDPIPSKPSISISQTNSKTNSNFQPSVHSSQVPMMNVNMNNHPPPAIVPLPSNLPLPTVKPSPVGHSHGGHMQRPQHQTSITTSMSPSPVTSPVHMSGPVLGSRMEASPQRSRSSSTSSDHGSFALPSGPSQGPCGGMKVPPRSPRPTMPINMPSSPSAKPDSHPLHQYKDLPSQLLVEMSNQNAINTQHNNPGMYSPATSSGPSIAAPHQAQNQKGQNHPGLLGMPLNQIVNQQNAASFPASSLLSAAAKAQLANQNKHGDNSSETGSRGGGPGRVDGNGGSSGVGHPSGPLSGIERPSSSTLNPMLPPNSTMPSIAEAAAAGVQSGRAALRDKLMAQQRDRGDPLLRKRKQQPPGPPPPINPLNHHDSMVFNMLNKPPNMGGGPGPRLPPPSSAEQLRKVSRLGGLPTNTSMAQLLQSMSNHNNHHNQHQGPVGPPGQMHYSDVAGVMPSGASQQQNLLAQQRMLGQGEGQGMYCRSMDSGGPHSHSPRFPGLMNQIQANSLVNCGPLGPGGQVGLGPGNMPLSHHPNTNPPPLSHPSQHPHQQQHSHLHAVLGRTSMSGRTLGNNDGSCGPTISEPGDPSNLVNCSMASLQPHVINSSSSGGGTQVFQQHHAQQQQLHQGIQRAMQGLPPPGYQGSQQPGFPENNLSNSHPMACLFQNFQGCLPDNSISVPHSQMISQSGMTSLPESQGMLSHTQFGVSQRGMQQTQGEGLPPGMHGSDRLPSGGVESVDAIYRAVVDAASKGMHVVITTTVSGTTQSSPVPTLSTMTAFTNSVGEPVSINHSLPHSHAAVSHSGQRVAHQEGEQTPTLSQQPRPRQVRAGRPRKNSGQGKSTVSIPEGQGALPEASHQDYFRSPGHGTPRGQWEGETGYPGSLDRGHTAWGGEEFLECSTHVRSSPCMERPGSLAPAPSCPADSAPHEGHHHSLPVPSDKAFLEDGFNRFNNCNRTAVNIVNYKERLDQTVERCAHMNGGGVGLPQVQFSLRGYGVSDPLGPPRQGDLTGDDQSPSSSTSLEGPLVKEYVGHYNGHFNGGCAPSPSDTKSLSSEEDLRQPDSPSSEMLHYRPRTFNMGDLVWGQGFKGFPSWPGKLSGEEAGHKHHHHGRLQLREDSKVEPEKLKTLSDICYYPRWSQRS; this comes from the exons ATGAATGGAGGAAAGGACTGTAAGGGAGGGGTCTCAGAGGGGGTGGGGCATACAGCCCCTGTCCAGGTCCCTATTGGCTGGCATCGCAAGGTGGATCCAACTAATGGAGTCCTCTACATCAG TCCCAGTGGCTCGGTGCTGTCCTGTCTAGACCAGGTGAAGAGCTACCTGCTCACAGACGGGACCTGCAAGTGTGGCCTGGAGTGCCCACTCATCCTCCCAAAG GTGTTTAACTTTGATCCGGGAGCTGCCATTAAACAGAGGACGGCAGAGGACGTGAGGGCAGATGAAGACGTCACCAAGCTGTGTATCCATAAGAGAAAGCTGCTGGCTGTGGCCACTCTACACAAAACTATGGCGCTGCCACACCCTGCTCTGACTCTTACCAGTCCTGGTGGAGGTACAA GTTCAACATCAATGGTCCCGTCACATTCCACGAATCCCCGAGCAATACGGAATAAATCTCACCAGTCACTGCTACCCAACTCTGTGGTTCCGAACTGCAAGAACCCTTTCAAAATGATGATGGCGGCTGCAGCAGGTCACCGGCACTTTCCCCAAGAGCTAGGAGATCCACCCCAGCAGCTAGAGCTTTACCCTGGTTATCCCAACAGACAGCAGAGACTGAGCAGTGAGCCTGGGCCCAGGTCTTCGTACTGCTCTGGCTATGGTAGCATGCTGAGTCCAGGGGGCCACGGCTCCCAGCTCTATGGGCCCAGGGACGGGTCACCACTCTCCCCTAGCCTCAGGTCTGATCCTCTGGGGACCCCAGATGGGTTTAGAAACAACCTATGTGGCTTCCCTGGAGCCACCAGCTCCAGCCCCATCCACGGGGCCAACAGAACGCCTCTCTCCCCACCAGGGATGCTCCTCCACGGTTCTCCGGCTGGGACCCAGACGTCCTGCGCTATGGCAGGAAGGAATAGCACACCCCTCTCCCCTACCGCCACTGCCAAAAGCCCAGTCATGATGAAGAAGCCTGTGTGTAACTTCCCCAGATCCCCCAGTATGGATATTTCCATACGAGCACCGTTTCACCTCAATACACAGCCCAGCGCCCTACACCCTGGCCCCCCGTCTGCCATACCTCCCTCCTGCACCCTCCAGAAAAAGCAGATGACCTCTGAAAAGGACCCGTTAGGCATCCTAGACCCCATCCCCAGCAAGCCTAGCATCAGTATCAGCCAGACAAACTCCAAAACAAACTCCAACTTCCAACCTAGTGTCCACTCCTCTCAGGTACCAATGATGAATGTAAACATGAACAACCACCCTCCTCCCGCCATCGTCCCCTTGCCAAGCAACCTCCCTCTTCCCACTGTCAAACCCAGCCCAGTGGGCCACAGCCACGGAGGTCACATGCAGAGACCTCAACATCAGACCTCCATAACCACCTCCATGTCACCCTCCCCCGTCACCTCCCCAGTCCACATGTCAGGCCCTGTCCTGGGCAGCAGGATGGAGGCCTCTCCCCAGCGCTCccgctcctcctccacctcctcggaCCACGGGAGCTTTGCCTTGCCCTCAGGCCCCAGTCAGGGTCCGTGTGGCGGGATGAAAGTTCCTCCTCGCTCCCCCCGGCCCACCATGCCCATTAACATGCCCTCCAGCCCCTCTGCCAAGCCTGACTCACACCCACTCCACCAGTACAAAGACCTACCCAGTCAGCTGCTGGTTGAGATGAGTAACCAGAACGCTATCAACACCCAGCACAACAACCCCGGCATGTACTCCCCTGCCACCTCCTCTGGCCCCTCCATCGCTGCTCCTCACCAGGCCCAGAACCAGAAGGGACAGAACCACCCAGGTCTGTTAGGGATGCCCCTGAACCAGATCGTGAACCAGCAGAATGCTGCCTCCTTCCCCGCCAGCAGCCTACTGTCAGCAGCAGCCAAAGCACAGCTAGCAAATCAAAACAAACATGGTGACAACAGCAGTGAGACTGGCAGTAGAGGTGGAGGCCCAGGTAGGGTTGatggtaatggtggtagtagtggagttGGGCATCCCAGCGGCCCTCTCAGCGGCATAGAGAGGCCCAGTAGCAGCACTTTAAACCCCATGCTTCCCCCTAACTCCACCATGCCCTCCATTgcggaagcagcagcagcaggggtCCAGAGCGGTCGGGCTGCCCTCCGGGACAAGCTCATGgcccagcagagagacagaggagaccccCTGCTCCGTAAGCGCAAGCAGCAGCCGCCAGGCCCACCACCGCCCATCAACCCCCTCAACCACCACGACAGCATGGTCTTCAACATGCTCAACAAGCCTCCTAACATGGGTGGAGGTCCAGGTCCCAGGCTACCACCACCAAGCTCAGCAGAACAGTTGAGGAAAGTGTCCCGGCTTGGGGGCCTACCGACCAACACCTCCATGGCCCAGCTGCTTCAGTCCATGagcaaccacaacaaccaccataACCAGCACCAAGGCCCTGTAGGCCCCCCAGGTCAGATGCACTACAGCGATGTGGCTGGGGTCATGCCTTCTGGAGCCTCCCAGCAGCAGAACCTACTGGCCCAACAGAGGATGCTAGGCCAAGGGGAGGGTCAAGGTATGTACTGCCGGAGTATGGACTCTGGAGGCCCTCATTCTCACAGCCCTCGGTTCCCAGGGTTGATGAACCAGATCCAGGCCAATTCGTTGGTGAACTGTGGCCCTCTGGGGCCCGGTGGACAAGTGGGCCTTGGCCCAGGGAACATGCCCCTGAGCCACCATcctaacactaacccaccaccactgTCCCACCCAAGTCAACATCCACatcagcagcagcacagccaccTTCACGCTGTGCTGGGACGGACTAGTATGTCAGGAAGGACACTCGGCAACAATGATGGGAGTTGTGGTCCAACCATCTCTGAGCCAG GAGACCCATCTAACCTAGTGAACTGCAGCATGGCCAGCCTCCAGCCCCACGTCATCAACAGCTCCAGCAGTGGTGGTGGTACCCAGGTGTTCCAGCAGCATCATGCCCAGCAGCAGCAGCTTCATCAGGGCATTCAGCGGGCCATGCAGGGCCTTCCTCCTCCTGGCTACCAGGGCTCACAGCaacctggcttccctgaaaacaaCTTATCCAACTCCCACCCTATGGCCTGCCTGTTCCAGAACTTCCAG GGGTGTTTGCCAGACAACAGCATTTCAGTCCCTCACTCACAGATGATCTCTCAGTCCGgtatgacatcacttcctgagTCTCAGGGGATGCTGTCACACACCCAGTTTGGTGTCAGCCAACGGGGGATGCAGCAGACGCAGGGGGAGGGGCTTCCCCCAGGGATGCACGGCTCTGATAGGCTACCCAGCGGAGGGGTGGAGTCTGTAGACGCCATCTACAGGGCTGTGGTGGATGCTGCCAGTAAAGGAATGCATGTAGTCATCACCACCACGGTTAGTGGCACTACCCAGTCCAGCCCTGTACCTACTCTCAGCACCATGACTGCCTTCACTAACTCCGTAGGGGAGCCGGTCAGCATCAACCACAGCCTCCCTCACAGCCATGCTGCAGTCAGCCATAGTGGCCAGCGGGTAGCGCACCAGGAGGGGGAGCAGACACCGACCCTGAGCCAACAGCCCAGACCCAGGCAGGTCAGAGCAGGACGGCCCCGGAAGAACTCTGGTCAGGGGAAGAGCACTGTTAGCATCCCCGAGGGTCAGGGAGCACTTCCAGAGGCCTCCCACCAGGACTACTTCAGATCCCCAGGCCATGGCACCCCCAGGGGGCAGTGGGAAGGCGAGACTGGGTACCCTGGAAGTCTGGACAGAGGTCACACGGCATGGGGTGGTGAGGAGTTCCTAGAGTGCTCCACTCATGTCCGCAGCAGCCCCTGTATGGAGAGACCTGGGAGTCTAGCTCCTGCACCCTCCTGTCCAGCCGACAGCGCCCCCCACGAAggtcaccaccactctctccccgtCCCCTCAGACAAGGCCTTCCTGGAGGATGGATTCAACCGCTTCAACAACTGCAACCGGACGGCCGTGAACATCGTTAACTACAAAGAGAGGTTGGATCAGACTGTGGAGAGATGCGCCCATATGAACGGAGGTGGCGTCGGACTCCCCCAGGTCCAGTTCTCTCTACGGGGGTACGGCGTGTCTGACCCCCTCGGCCCCCCCAGACAGGGGGACCTAACCGGGGACGACCAGTCTCCCAGCTCCTCCACCAGCCTGGAGGGTCCGTTGGTTAAAGAGTACGTGGGCCACTACAACGGTCACTTCAACGGAGGCTGTGCCCCCAGCCCTTCTGACACCAAGTCCCTGAGCAGCGAGGAGGACCTGAGGCAGCCGGACAGCCCCTCGTCAGAGATGCTCCACTATAGACCCAGGACGTTTAACATGGGGGATCTGGTCTGGGGACAGGGCTTTAAAGGGTTCCCATCCTGGCCTGGTAAACTGTCAGGGGAGGAGGCGGGGCACAAACATCACCACCATGGCCGCCTGCAGCTCAGAGAGGACAGCAAG GTGGAGCCAGAGAAGCTGAAAACACTGTCTGACATCTGTTATTACCCCAGGTGGAGCCAGAGAAGCTGA